Genomic window (Cucumis sativus cultivar 9930 chromosome 2, Cucumber_9930_V3, whole genome shotgun sequence):
AACAGAAGTACCTGTCAAGAATGTAACCCATCTTCTAGGGTAACTGAACCCGGAATTCGCCCCGAACAATCCCGTAAAAAATGTGACGAACATCGACGCCGCCGCAAACCCGAAAGACAAAGCATCAGATAGCAAAtacaatctaaaatatttttccttccGTAGTACCGCCATCCCATCACTTTGGTATCCACCGGGAACTTGGAAGGCAGCGCTGAAGGTAACTGTTGCAATAATAGTTGCTACAACAAGATTTGCATCCGATAGTTCGCTCCATATTTGCGATTTCTGAAGTTGATTACTGcctttattattgttaagaACAATGGCTCTATTGATTTCTTGTTCTGTGACATTTGGTTTTGGTTCCTCTTTTTCAAGCAATGGATTATAGCTTTTTGATTTTCTAGCTAGCACTTGCTCCATTCCTCGTAAAGCTCCATTAAATTCCAAACGTGCTATGCTGAAAGACTGCATATTTTACCAAGtgaaataaatatcaaaaatttgtaaaaccttgcgtctttttattttttattgtataatcTCCCTccactatttttttcatcttttcacaaatatatatatcttagaatGTCTTCGCATGtgttgttgaactaaaaagatTAACATTTTCGAACTATTTCATCAGTGTCAATaaaatatccatttttttaagctaactactttaatttttccatGAAATTGTCCAACACAtggataataataacataggttttaataggaaaaaaaatttaaatgggtTGCAATTTAGTTTCTcatatcttttaatatatatagccTACAagattatatgatattttagatataacattttattaagataaaaaatCACACTACCAATTTGATGTgataaaagtaatatttagGTGGAGAAGTCCATAATAGTCTCCATTTTTCtacaaataccaaaaatatcatttaaaaatttttaaaataaaaaataaattgacacGTCGCAGTGTAGCACCTCTTCATGTTGCACCAAaagttttttccttatttGATTAACCCTTTTGAGTTTTGTCTGTATATAACTAATGTGCCATTCTGATATTGCAAATAGAAcattttctaatgtatattatcaatgtagccatctattagtgatagtatGTACGTTTATAGATGTTTATGAGTATTAcgtcattttcattttcattagcAACAGTGCATTGATAGACATTTGTACcgataaacatttttttccaatgaTTTTCcagaaaagattaaaagatatatatatatatataatacttgCATTCATAACGATGAGGAGGAAACATACCTTTTCATACCAACTAAACTTGGGATTCAATCGAATGATATCATTTGTAGTAAAGCCAGCGTTGTTCATAATCTTCTTGTCTACTCTCCCATGTGAAGCCAACAACATGATCGTAACATAGTCCCCAACAATGGCAGCAACGTGCAAAGGAGTGTTCCCATCAATGTCCTTTTGGTTCACCAAGTTTCTAAAGCTTCTCAACCCCGAGATCCTTCGGACAGTGTAGGCCTGCCGGTTAGCGACCGCAACATGGAGGACTGTTTGGTCCTTTGAGTCCAATAGCTCGCAGCTGTCGGGACAGAGCCTTGCAAAGGTTTTGAGGACGGCGGAACGGCCTTCTTTCGCGGCTAAGTGCAAGGCCGAGTCGCCATTTTTGTCTTTCTCATAAGCAGTGGATGGTTTATGGTTTAGTATTAGTTCGACGAGTTCCTTGGAGCCGAGGTAGGCAGCGTAATGAAGGGGAAGCCATCCGTAAATGTCGGGTTCTATAAGAATGTTTGGGAACTTGTCCAACACCTTCTGAATAATATCtgtaaagtttgattaaagGGCTCCTTGAATCAGATAAAAGCTatatttgacttgtttttcaaaaggaaaaattaatgataGTGCAAGAGATACTTTTGcattggagaaaaaaagaacacagAGTCTTTTGTGATGATTTTGGAAAGGGTAAAAAGTggtttttttccatttagaaaaaacagtatttttcaagtaatttgttaattttgacaaatattTCTTTAGATTGATGGATATTTAACATTGAGTATCCAAAATTGATAGGAAGTGATTTTTGTAAACAAagaataaagttttaaaatatatatttttttaatttaacctaaaataattattataattaaccATTGCTAGCCTTTGGTCCTTCCAATCAAAACTTTCACTCTAATTATTCTTTTCCATGCAATTCTACATgatatcaacttttaaaataccTAAACtgattataaaaagaaaaagaaagcagaaacatttagaaatttaaaagatcaACAATAAGTGCAGAAAGGAATAATAGAGTTATTTTGTACCTTTTTGAGAGGGCCTAAGTTTACAAGTGATTTTCCTTTCCCAATAAGGCAAACCCAGCACTTGTGGAAGGAAATGGTTGACATATAACACTGGAAGAGCCAGATACACTCTAAGTGGAGTCTCAATCAGATTCTGTGTATACCCTATCAACAATAATCCAAAAcgggtaaaaaataattatgtgaaCTCAGAACAATCAAGTATTGTAGAGGAGTCTCGCTAGAAGAGCCTAATTTGTATCCGTATTCGAATTTATGTTACTTATGATGGACTTAGATAACATGCTaatactaatatatatatatatatatatatatatatatgattgtaTCAAGAAACTTACGTTTGAGGGTTCGAATGATAATGGCATGAAGAACATTGGCGCCATCTCTTCCTCCGTACAAGCAATTCAAATCCACTTTCAGAATCTCTTGTGCAATCTCCAAATAATCCTCCTCCACCGCCACAAACAGCGGAGATTCTCTGACTCCGTTCGCGTACATCACCAGCTCCGGACGTTCCTTCACTAAAAGCTTCGCAATCTCACCATAGCCGTTCCTCACAGCATCATGAAGCGCAGTGTCCTTCTCCAAATTCACCATCCTCAACAACTCCTTATCTCGATAATCATCGGCCTCCAAATCATCACCAAAACGACACTTCTCAGCACATTCAATAAGATGCTCCGCAACTTGGAAGCTCCCTAGCCTCGCAGCCAGATGCAGCGCAGTGTCCTTTTTTGAGTTCATCGCGTAGAGAATCGGAGGGTGACGGTGGATGATCTCCTCGGCAATGCTTTTCTGATTGAAGGCAGCGGCCACATGGAGAAGGGTGTTGCTCTGGATGGTGGTTTGGAGGAGAAGAGAAGGGTTGGAGTTGATTAGAGAAATGAATTTGTTGTAGTCCCCTGAGCTTACACATTGGTATAACTCAGAATTCATGGATTCAGAATGAGGAATTTGAAGAGTTGCAGAATTTTTGGATTCCATGTCCAACGtcaatcaacaacaaaatataggaagcaagtaaatatatatatatagccaagggagtaataaaattatatttaaatagaattgtatattagatataaatattttaaaagaggTAGTTGCCTTGGATTGAACTCATAACTCATAATTCatcctttcatatttttatgttCTCTTTATACCTATAATCCATAATGGTTTGCATTATCTCGGTTTTTACATCCAATCATTATCAAGGGCTACATTATGGTGGTCTTATTGTGTCAAATTAGTTAACATGCATTCAATATGCTATAGTGTTACTTAGCTTATTTTACTATAAACATTACATATAGAATCACaaactgaaaattttaaaagaatctaATAATTGGCACATATTATTCAAAGTGGttttagaaacataaaatttcaatattctcCATACATTATTAtacaattttcttatatttgaaagtaatttgaaacttaagggtgtatatatatatatatattggtttaAATATCACATCAGAATTGTACAATTACAGTACATGGTTTTATTGGTAAAAgccaaatcttttttaaatttctgtGCCACTAACAGCcattaattgtttatttaattatatttttgcatACATTTGCTATTCTTTACTTGTCCTCTGTATACTCTAGACACATCTTCTTTTAGCATAAAGTGAAAGGTGATGACAACAAGATTTATTCAATCATAGAgatcaaagaaaagaatggaTAATATCAAGTATTGAAAAAGGCAAAAAGGAGGGCCCTtcccatttcatttttctatgcTATATGGAATGAACAAGACAAGAATATGCCCcctaaagaaattaaatatattttattggcTTAACAAAGCTGCCTCCCATGCACCAATGGAATATCTATCTTTACGTTACGTTGTTAATtagcaatatatatatatccacttttttttcttgatcaaTTTATATGTTACCATGtcctataatatatatatgagctAATATCATTactacatttttctttcttttttttctatttataactTGCATTATTATATgctaaataagaaatattatgtCTTTCCTAGCTAATGCAACTATATAACCGTTGAGATCCAAATTACATATGTgatttagttctttttattccACATGTATTGTGTCTAAATAAATAGTCTCAATTACACCATTGTCTAAACTTTCTAATTAATTGGTATATGAATACAAGTCTTGTGACCTTTCATACATAAATAGTTATATTGATCAAATCAATTGAGcttactaattaatttagtttggttttttcttaGAAGATATTATGGGAGAAAATAATTGTAACGCGCACATTTGTTACACCCTTatcatatatatcatatatccCAAATCCATTAACAATACATTTATTCAAAAGAGATCAAGTAAAACCCCTAATCTTGATCTCTCACACATCATCAAGTAAAATAAGTAAACCAATTGACAGCCAAAACTCCTAATAAAAACTCAGGTGAAATAAAGGAAATACAAGGCACATAACGAGCCACCCATCCACGCTTTGAGTGTTCATCCACAGCTAAACTCGTCCCCATCATGAATGCAAACACCATAAACCAAACAGACAACCCTGTTAAGAATGTCATCCATCTTCTCGAGTACGAACCAACCCCGAACAACCCCGTAAAAAACGTGATGAACATCTATGCAGCCGCAAACCCAAAAGATAAAGCATCATACAACATGTATAATCTAAATTGTTTTGCCCTTCGTAGTACTGCTATACCATAGTTGTTGTATCCGCCGGGAACTTGAAAGGCAGCGCTGAAGGTTACCGTTGCAATAATCGTCGCCACGACTAGATTGGAATCAGACACTTGGCTCCATATTTGAGATTTCTTTAGTTGTCTATTGGCTGCTTTGTTGGTATTAATGGCTTCATTGGTTTCTTGTTGTGTGACATTTGGTTTTGGTTCGTCTTCTTCAAGCAAATGTATTGAATTCCATTGAATTCCAAACATGCTACGCTGTAAGACTGCatgttttaataaagaaaCGAAAAGGGATCAAAAGTATATGTATGAACATGCTAGGCTAAcgtagattttgttatattttacaattttttaaaatgtttgatatacatttgattattattattaatggtTGAAATCACTTTCATTGTCTTTTTATCCACTGATTATAttttgcaaagaaaaaaagcctacataaaatcaataataaaatacgTACCTTTCCGAGGAGGGCTTAGTTTGTAAGTAAACTTTCTTTCCCAGTAAGGCAGCTCCATCAGTTTTGGAAGGAACAAATTTGCATACAAAACTGGAGAAGCCAAATACACTCGAATTGGCGTCTCGAGTAAACTCTGGGTATACCCTGTTTGATAGAATAACAATAggttaaattgtaaatttggttccatcttttgaaaaaaattagaatttagtccttgtaatttaattataattaagaacTAACTAcgataacattttaaaacatctTTAACTATGTATTTGTtagaaataacattttaaaaaatgataaaaggtttttatgattttacaAATGATATCCTTTTTCGCCCATTGTTATAACTGGTAGTGTTATATATGCTGCTATCTAAATCAAGATCTCAATACCAAGACCAAAATATACAACTTTTGACTTCTTTTTATGGCACATTTAAACCATTACATCTTTGTTTATTCATTAGCAAATCTCGACCAAGACGACGACATGAAAGAACAAGGATGGTCGTCACCGAAAAATCACGAACTTGATGgttcaaacttcaaatattgctaaaaagaagtaaaactttttgtttcacTGATATCTTTGCTATCGATGGAATGTTGAAGTTAATAGATAAAATACTATATGAAATAAGTGAAAAGATATGAATATGAAAGGCCACCGCCGCGTGATTTCTTGGGCAATGTTCTTCATGTTGAAGATGGCTGCAACATGGAGGATCGTGTTCTTCGAGACTGTCGTCTggtgaagaagagaaggatcGACGTCCATTAGAGAGACGAAATTATTGTAATCTCCTGAGCTTAATTACATATTTGTACAAATTTGAATCCATTGATTCAGAAGGGGGATTTGGTAAGTTGTTGATTTTTGGGAATCCATGGAGAATTTCTTTGTTacaaggaaggaaagaaattagaattttatatGAATGGGAAATGatttatatgaaattaa
Coding sequences:
- the LOC101220192 gene encoding protein ACCELERATED CELL DEATH 6; the encoded protein is MESKNSATLQIPHSESMNSELYQCVSSGDYNKFISLINSNPSLLLQTTIQSNTLLHVAAAFNQKSIAEEIIHRHPPILYAMNSKKDTALHLAARLGSFQVAEHLIECAEKCRFGDDLEADDYRDKELLRMVNLEKDTALHDAVRNGYGEIAKLLVKERPELVMYANGVRESPLFVAVEEDYLEIAQEILKVDLNCLYGGRDGANVLHAIIIRTLKRYTQNLIETPLRVYLALPVLYVNHFLPQVLGLPYWERKITCKLRPSQKDIIQKVLDKFPNILIEPDIYGWLPLHYAAYLGSKELVELILNHKPSTAYEKDKNGDSALHLAAKEGRSAVLKTFARLCPDSCELLDSKDQTVLHVAVANRQAYTVRRISGLRSFRNLVNQKDIDGNTPLHVAAIVGDYVTIMLLASHGRVDKKIMNNAGFTTNDIIRLNPKFSWYEKSFSIARLEFNGALRGMEQVLARKSKSYNPLLEKEEPKPNVTEQEINRAIVLNNNKGSNQLQKSQIWSELSDANLVVATIIATVTFSAAFQVPGGYQSDGMAVLRKEKYFRLYLLSDALSFGFAAASMFVTFFTGLFGANSGFSYPRRWVTFLTGTSVWFMVFAFMLGTSAVMAEHSGFAGLARSVACFSFIWPVVFLGAVAVNWFTYFP